The Kineothrix sp. MB12-C1 genome includes a window with the following:
- a CDS encoding carbohydrate kinase family protein, which produces MRKKVIAAGHICLDITPVFYGRKVERPEALLKPGKLIQMKEADVHTGGSVANTGLAMKILGADVALMGKIGDDAFGKIVLDILKEYHAEEDMLIAKEESTSYSVILAIPGIDRIFLHNPGANDIFMSEDIPQEKLEEAALFHFGYPPIMKRMYEEEGEELLRLMQRVKRAGAATSLDLAAVDPTSEAGQADWEKILEKVMPYVDIFVPSVEELCFMLDRTGFEDWQSRAAGRDITEILDLEKDIRPLADRCMKMGAKVLLIKCGVSGMYYCTADTDTLKKTGSRLGLDVQEWADKEGFEKSYTPDRVLSGTGAGDTSIAAFLTAMLEGRTPENSVRLAAATGASCVEAYDALSGLKSFEELENKITNGWEKVK; this is translated from the coding sequence ATGAGAAAGAAGGTTATTGCGGCAGGGCATATCTGTCTGGATATTACACCTGTTTTTTATGGGCGAAAAGTAGAAAGACCTGAGGCGCTATTAAAGCCAGGAAAGTTGATACAGATGAAGGAAGCGGATGTGCATACGGGAGGTTCTGTGGCAAATACAGGACTTGCCATGAAAATCTTGGGAGCAGATGTAGCATTAATGGGGAAAATAGGTGATGATGCTTTTGGAAAGATTGTGCTGGATATTTTAAAAGAGTATCATGCAGAGGAAGATATGTTAATTGCAAAGGAAGAATCCACTTCTTATTCGGTTATTCTGGCAATTCCGGGCATCGACAGAATCTTCCTGCACAATCCCGGTGCCAACGATATTTTTATGTCAGAGGACATCCCGCAGGAAAAGCTGGAAGAAGCAGCACTGTTTCATTTCGGTTATCCTCCTATTATGAAGCGTATGTATGAAGAAGAGGGGGAAGAACTTCTTCGTTTGATGCAAAGAGTAAAGAGAGCCGGAGCTGCCACTTCCTTAGATCTTGCGGCAGTTGACCCTACGTCGGAGGCGGGTCAGGCAGATTGGGAGAAAATTCTGGAAAAAGTTATGCCTTATGTGGATATTTTCGTACCGAGTGTCGAGGAACTTTGCTTTATGCTCGATAGAACCGGATTCGAAGATTGGCAGAGTAGGGCGGCAGGCAGAGATATTACAGAAATTTTGGATTTGGAAAAAGATATCCGTCCGTTAGCTGATAGGTGCATGAAAATGGGTGCAAAGGTTCTGCTCATTAAATGCGGTGTTTCGGGAATGTATTACTGCACAGCCGACACGGATACTCTTAAGAAAACAGGAAGCAGATTGGGGCTTGATGTTCAGGAGTGGGCAGATAAGGAAGGCTTCGAGAAAAGTTATACACCGGACAGAGTTTTATCCGGAACAGGAGCAGGCGATACGAGTATTGCGGCTTTTCTAACGGCTATGTTGGAAGGACGCACACCGGAGAACAGCGTACGTCTTGCTGCCGCAACAGGAGCCTCTTGTGTTGAGGCTTATGATGCTTTGAGCGGATTGAAAAGTTTTGAAGAATTAGAGAATAAAATAACGAACGGATGGGAAAAAGTTAAATAA
- a CDS encoding TIM barrel protein: MGKFRFSVGPWNVHSGADSYGPATRAEIPTEEKYKRFAEMGFEAIQFHDDDAVPNINDYTEEEIKEKARELKETLDKYGLKSEFVAPRLWMDEHTVDGGFMSTSEEDREYAMWRAYRSIDIANELGCDMVVLWLAREGTLCAESKSPVWATKMLIEAINKMLEYDPKIRICIEPKPNEPIDRSICGTMGHVMAISAATIDPSRVGGNLESAHAILAGLDPAHEIGFALAMGKLMTVHLNDQNNIKYDQDKSFGVENLRSAFNQVKVLKENGYGDRGEYIGLDVKAMRTTKDEDSYKHLENSLNIFKALEAKVDRFDYDFQKECVEKRDFEGLEMYVMNLLMGIE; this comes from the coding sequence ATGGGTAAATTTAGATTTTCAGTAGGACCATGGAATGTACACTCGGGAGCGGATTCCTATGGACCGGCGACGAGGGCGGAGATCCCAACTGAGGAGAAGTATAAAAGATTTGCGGAGATGGGCTTTGAGGCGATTCAATTCCATGATGATGATGCGGTACCTAATATCAATGATTACACCGAAGAAGAAATAAAGGAAAAAGCAAGAGAATTAAAGGAGACATTGGATAAATACGGATTGAAATCGGAGTTCGTTGCGCCGAGGCTTTGGATGGATGAGCATACGGTGGATGGCGGATTTATGAGTACGTCCGAAGAAGACAGAGAGTATGCGATGTGGAGAGCGTATCGTTCGATTGATATCGCCAATGAATTAGGATGTGATATGGTCGTACTGTGGCTTGCCAGAGAGGGAACGCTCTGTGCGGAAAGCAAGTCTCCGGTATGGGCAACGAAAATGTTGATCGAAGCAATTAATAAGATGCTCGAGTATGATCCAAAGATTCGTATCTGTATCGAGCCTAAGCCAAATGAACCAATCGATAGAAGTATTTGCGGCACAATGGGACACGTAATGGCAATTTCTGCTGCGACCATTGATCCATCCAGAGTAGGAGGCAATTTGGAGAGTGCACATGCAATTCTGGCAGGCCTCGATCCGGCTCATGAGATTGGTTTTGCGTTGGCAATGGGCAAATTAATGACCGTACATTTAAATGACCAAAACAACATTAAATATGATCAGGATAAGTCTTTTGGTGTTGAGAATCTCCGCTCAGCCTTTAATCAGGTAAAGGTATTGAAGGAAAACGGATATGGAGACCGCGGGGAGTATATAGGTCTGGATGTAAAGGCTATGAGAACGACAAAGGATGAAGATAGTTATAAGCATCTGGAGAATAGCTTGAATATATTCAAGGCATTGGAAGCGAAGGTTGATCGATTCGACTATGATTTCCAGAAGGAATGTGTTGAGAAAAGGGATTTTGAAGGTCTTGAAATGTATGTGATGAATCTGCTGATGGGTATTGAATAG
- a CDS encoding Gfo/Idh/MocA family protein translates to MRKILTYGMVGGGPGALVGDAHRKAISIDNSARLVAGCFSRNPEKNKAQGEKLGLSADRCYANYKEMAEAESAREDGIDFVVIVTPNVTHYEICKAFLEAGIHVSCDKPLVLESVQAGELKRIADEKGLLFMVTYTYTGYVTVKYIRDLIKSGEIGDIRTVMAEYPQGWLYDENNSGGKQGEWRCDPAQAGKVNCLGDIGTHVENTVGTMTGLKIKRVLAKLDIVVPGRKLDDNDQILVEYEGGATGMNWSSQIAIGCDNGLRVRIFGSKGSIFWFQENSEEVVIAKEDGISHTIKRGYKVMTPGAAKYCRTPAAHAEGWLEAMANLYDSFTECVAAKKAGTFTMEMIDYPLIEDGIKGLKYVEACLESSQNGNVWVELKV, encoded by the coding sequence ATGAGAAAAATATTGACCTATGGTATGGTTGGCGGAGGGCCGGGAGCACTTGTCGGAGATGCCCATAGAAAAGCAATAAGTATTGATAATTCAGCTCGGCTTGTGGCGGGGTGCTTTTCCAGGAACCCGGAAAAGAACAAAGCACAGGGAGAGAAGCTCGGATTGAGCGCGGATCGCTGCTATGCAAATTATAAAGAAATGGCGGAAGCGGAAAGTGCGAGAGAAGATGGAATAGATTTTGTGGTTATCGTTACGCCGAATGTGACACATTATGAAATCTGCAAAGCATTTTTAGAGGCAGGTATTCATGTGTCTTGCGATAAACCTTTGGTGTTAGAGAGTGTACAGGCAGGAGAACTGAAGCGTATTGCCGATGAAAAGGGACTTTTATTTATGGTTACTTATACCTACACAGGATATGTAACCGTTAAATACATACGGGATCTGATCAAAAGTGGGGAAATCGGTGATATAAGAACTGTAATGGCAGAATATCCGCAGGGTTGGCTGTATGACGAGAATAACTCCGGCGGTAAACAGGGAGAATGGCGTTGTGATCCGGCACAGGCGGGAAAAGTGAACTGCCTCGGTGATATTGGAACCCATGTGGAAAATACAGTGGGAACTATGACAGGGCTGAAGATAAAAAGAGTTCTTGCTAAGCTGGATATTGTAGTTCCGGGAAGAAAGTTGGATGACAATGACCAGATTTTGGTGGAATATGAGGGCGGAGCAACCGGTATGAACTGGTCATCCCAGATCGCCATCGGATGTGATAATGGCCTGCGTGTCCGGATATTCGGTTCCAAAGGTTCTATATTTTGGTTTCAAGAGAACTCCGAGGAAGTGGTGATAGCCAAAGAGGATGGTATTTCTCATACGATTAAGAGGGGATATAAGGTGATGACTCCGGGTGCGGCGAAATACTGCAGGACGCCGGCAGCCCATGCGGAAGGCTGGCTGGAAGCCATGGCGAATTTATATGATAGCTTTACCGAGTGTGTTGCGGCCAAGAAAGCGGGAACCTTTACGATGGAGATGATAGATTATCCCCTGATCGAAGATGGGATTAAAGGATTGAAGTACGTGGAAGCATGTTTGGAAAGCAGCCAAAACGGCAATGTATGGGTGGAACTGAAAGTATAA